A single Longimicrobium sp. DNA region contains:
- a CDS encoding SDR family oxidoreductase, producing the protein MAGEMEGRVCVVTGATAGIGQATAAALAGMGATVVLVARNADKARATREAIARAAGHSRVETVIADLGVQAQVRAAAAEIRSRHPAIHVLVNNAAIYTKKRQVTADGMEMQLAVNHLAPFLLTHLLLDALRAGAPARVVTVSSEAHHHASFSWNDIQMRRKYGALRAYSNAKLFNILFTRELARRVPAAEVTANALHPGVVGTALLFGGWAPLRLLKPFIRTAEEGARTAIYLASSPDVAGITGEYFKDEKPKHPSRAAQDNESARRLWQLSAELTGLAAST; encoded by the coding sequence ATGGCGGGGGAGATGGAGGGGCGGGTGTGCGTGGTTACCGGCGCCACGGCGGGGATCGGCCAGGCGACGGCGGCGGCGCTGGCGGGGATGGGCGCCACCGTCGTCCTCGTCGCGCGCAACGCGGACAAGGCCCGGGCTACGCGCGAGGCAATCGCCCGCGCCGCGGGCCACTCGCGGGTGGAAACGGTGATCGCGGACTTGGGCGTCCAGGCCCAGGTGCGCGCCGCCGCGGCGGAGATCCGCAGCCGCCATCCGGCGATCCACGTGCTCGTGAACAACGCCGCCATCTACACCAAGAAGCGCCAGGTGACGGCGGACGGGATGGAGATGCAGCTGGCCGTCAACCATCTCGCCCCGTTCCTGCTGACCCACCTGCTGCTGGATGCGCTCCGCGCCGGCGCCCCGGCCCGCGTAGTGACGGTGAGCTCGGAGGCGCACCACCACGCCTCGTTCTCGTGGAACGACATCCAGATGCGCCGAAAGTACGGTGCCCTGCGCGCGTATTCGAATGCCAAGCTCTTCAATATCCTTTTCACGCGCGAGCTGGCCCGCCGCGTCCCCGCCGCGGAGGTGACGGCGAACGCCCTGCACCCGGGCGTCGTGGGCACGGCGCTCCTGTTCGGCGGATGGGCCCCGCTGCGCCTGCTGAAGCCTTTCATCCGCACCGCCGAAGAGGGCGCGCGCACGGCCATCTACCTCGCCTCGTCCCCCGACGTGGCGGGCATCACGGGCGAGTACTTCAAGGACGAGAAGCCCAAGCACCCGTCCCGCGCCGCCCAGGACAACGAATCCGCCCGCCGCCTCTGGCAACTCAGCGCGGAACTAACCGGCCTCGCCGCGAGCACCTGA